One genomic window of Papaver somniferum cultivar HN1 unplaced genomic scaffold, ASM357369v1 unplaced-scaffold_150, whole genome shotgun sequence includes the following:
- the LOC113336031 gene encoding aspartic proteinase CDR1-like → MCGTQNSLTLIILLTISHVSLLLNLVIAVNPSGFSMKIIHRDSVESPLYPGDHLTQDERLQRLVQQSKDRARYIGLQISSFNKTTNSINTDIARLPLAYEVGSFYVALVGIGTFNLPQPFKNYYLMVDTASELVWTQCEGGVSYFRQQEPLYPATSSSTYEPLRCNIQRGERHPLCVPLPERCVNETCTYQAQYASSSSSIGVLAKEKFTVNSDNGGLQPFDIIMGCGFNQRNFDPLIGSGYRSGNPDVIAGILGLNAGPRSFLNQLGPAGGNKFAHCLMPYTNGTAPSTYLRFGADARIGGGGQQVYTTPLVSYRDNPYFYYLILEDISVGGNRLGFHPRDFEFQANNRRGGCLIDSGSPITTMYGPHFDRVAQGIVGYFLVNQGISLVPAASRSYLNLCFRKPSIPDFKYPTMTFHFEGATFLLDQPDTIFSITANDFCLGILRVPIVGPFDVVFGAMQQARKRIVHDVGEGSLLFAKEECQLGS, encoded by the coding sequence ATGTGTGGAACACAAAATTCCTTAACCCTTATCATTCTTCTAACAATTTCTCATGTTTCTCTACTCCTAAACTTAGTCATTGCAGTTAATCCAAGTGGGTTTAGCATGAAGATCATTCATAGAGACTCTGTAGAATCACCTCTATATCCAGGCGATCATTTAACACAAGATGAAAGATTGCAAAGACTCGTCCAACAATCGAAAGATCGAGCACGCTACATTGGATTACAAATATCAAgtttcaacaaaacaacaaacTCGATAAACACTGATATTGCACGTTTACCACTAGCTTACGAAGTTGGATCATTTTATGTTGCATTGGTTGGAATAGGTACTTTTAACTTACCACAACCTTTCAAGAATTATTATTTAATGGTTGATACTGCTAGTGAACTTGTATGGACTCAATGTGAAGGCGGTGTATCTTACTTTCGTCAACAGGAACCCTTATATCCTGCAACATCTTCAAGTACATATGAACCTCTTCGTTGTAATATACAAAGAGGGGAACGTCACCCTCTTTGCGTCCCACTCCCAGAAAGATGTGTCAACGAAACATGTACTTACCAAGCACAATACGCGAGTAGCTCATCTTCTATTGGTGTTTTGGCTAAAGAAAAATTCACTGTAAATTCAGATAACGGTGGCCTTCAACCTTTTGATATCATCATGGGCTGTGGATTTAATCAACGGAATTTCGATCCACTTATTGGTTCTGGTTATAGAAGTGGGAACCCTGATGTTATAGCAGGAATACTTGGTCTAAATGCAGGACCTCGGTCCTTTCTAAATCAGTTAGGTCCTGCTGGAGGAAATAAATTTGCACACTGCCTGATGCCATATACTAATGGTACGGCTCCAAGCACGTACTTAAGGTTTGGTGCAGACGCAAGAATTGGAGGTGGAGGTCAACAAGTATATACAACTCCTTTAGTTTCTTATCGTGATAACCCATATTTTTATTACTTGATATTAGAAGATATTAGCGTAGGTGGGAATAGACTCGGATTTCACCCAAGGGATTTCGAGTTTCAGGCGAATAATAGAAGAGGCGGTTGTTTGATAGACTCTGGTTCTCCAATAACCACAATGTACGGACCTCACTTTGATAGAGTTGCGCAAGGGATTGTGGGATATTTTCTGGTCAACCAAGGCATTAGTCTTGTTCCAGCAGCATCTCGAAGCTATTTAAATTTGTGTTTTAGAAAACCTAGTATACCTGATTTTAAATATCCAACAATGACATTTCACTTTGAAGGTGCTACTTTTTTACTCGACCAACCGGATACTATCTTTTCCATCACCGCTAATGATTTTTGTTTAGGTATTCTTCGAGTGCCAATTGTAGGTCCATTTGATGTCGTTTTTGGAGCAATGCAACAGGCTCGCAAAAGGATCGTACATGATGTTGGGGAAGGGTCGCTCTTATTTGCTAAAGAGGAATGCCAATTGGGTTCATAA